tgttggcagcatcatgctgtagggatgtttttcagcggcagggactgcgagactagtcagtatcgaggcaaagatgaacggcgcaaagtacagagaaatccttgatgaaaacctgctacagagcgctcaggacctcagactggggcaaaggttcaccttccaacagccaaacaaccctaagcacacagccaaaacaatgcgggagtggctttgggacaagtctctgaatgtccttgagtggtccaaccagagcttgagatgatctgcagagaagaatgggagaaactccccaaatacaggtgtgccaagcttgtagcgtcatacacaagtagacttgagactgtaatcgctgccaaaggttcttcgacaaagtactgagtaaagggtctgaatacttatgtaaatgtcatatttcagtttttttaaatacatttgctaacatttctaaaaacctgtttttgctttgtcattatggattattgtgtgtagatttaatttaatccattttagaataaggctgtaatgtaacaaaatgtggggaaaaatcaaggggtctgagtactttttGAATGCAGAAGGGAGTTGTGCTTCAAATACAGCAGTTCTGTAACATCTTTAATTGAGCCTCTCATTCTCCTTAATTGCCGGCCTCAACACGTTACTGAAAGAGACGAACGGTATATTTTAAGCTCTGGACAGTCAATCCAGATTCAGAGTGTTtagtagtcacatgtacagggttgcaggtgtgatcGCAGGGTACAGTGAAAATATTAGCTTCTgagctccaacatgcaggactaagttcaataaaataatgaaaatggtcataaaaaacaactatagaaataaaaaaaataacactatatacacatcaTAACAACTGTAGCATTGATTAATAAATAAATGGCCATTAGGGTGGAGGCATAGTAAAGACTTTTGAGGGGCTGTACGAGGGAATGACCATAGGTGGAGCAGCATGACCATTAAGGGCGTGTGGGAACCAAGTAAAATAAACACAATAAagcaggtagctgactagtggtgtgtattcagcagcctgatggtctgaggGTAGAAACTATTGGCCAGACTTCCAGTTTTTGCCATGATGCTCCTGTACTGCCTACGTCTCCGAGATTGAAGGGGCGGTGGCTTGAGTGCctgatggccttcctgtgacacctggtgttgtaggtgtcctgtagAGCAGGCAGTGTGCACCCAATGGGGCGTTCGGTTGCACGTATCACCCTCTGAAGCGCCATACGGTTTGCGGCTGTGGAGTTGCCGTAACTTGCTGTGACAGTATTCTCTCGATGGTGCTCTTGTAGAACGCTGTGAGGGCCCTCGGGGACGAGGATGGGGGCGTGTccagcctggttcctcctgaagtccacaatcagctcctttgttttactgacgttgagggagagtttgtttacctggcaccacgccgtcagagtgcctacctcctccctgtacgctgtctcgtcattgttggttatcaggcctactactgttgtgttgtcagcaaacttgatgatggagttggaactgtgtgaggccacgcagtcgtggataTGCttgggaatacaggaggggattgTTGGCAGATGCAAACAGGTTATCATTTTTTGGAGGACAACAGTTTTTGAGGGCTtgaacaaaaaaagtgttttgtgATTTCGTTCATACTGGGGAACCGGTGTTCAAGTTGTGTGGTTGCAATATCAACAGACCCTTATCTCTGGTATATCTTTGCATGCATCATTCACGACTAAGTTTAAATTGCGTGCGGTGCAATGGACATAGGCTCTAATGCACAATGTCTCAGGAAAGACTGCCTGGGTTGGCCATACTCAGTGGCCTATAGAAAACAGTAGGGCCAGCAAACCTAAAACTACAGGCAGTGGTGACAACATTTGCACACAAAGAAAGAGGACTTCAGGAGACCAGGGGAGTTCCTCAAGTTGGATTTAATTTGATTTAGTTGACTAGCCAGACAAAATAGTGTCTGAATTTATCTTCAAGCCAACTACTTTTTCCTCATTGTTAGGTTATTTGATGTGTAATTTTTTGAAAACGTTTATAACTAGCAGCTAAATAGCAGCTAAATACGGTATGTAGCTATAGATAGTACAATGCATAATGAAACAATCCCTAGTAAAGTTGGGGTTTTGAGGGTGGACTGACTTTATTATTTGGCATTAATAGACTGGTTTTACACACAGCAACTTTCTATCCAAGctgggagagagaatggggacgGCTCATGTCATGCAGATTCATGTAGCCTATACAGGACAGATGTTTATTAGCTGATTAGTATGCTGTTGCATCAAACATTTATTTTACAATCTGCGATGCTTGAATTTCCAACTTGAATTACTGAACAGGTAATTATTAACATTATTGCCACATGCCAGCAGTCTAAAAATGGCAGCATTGCAACACCATGTATAGATTTATGAAATgttgagacatggactgtgtgtgtgccattcagagggtgaatgagcaagagaCAATATAGAATTGCCTtggaacggggtatggtagtagcacCTGTTTATTTCAAGAACGATTCATGGATTCATTAGGCATGCAGCCACATAGACATGACtacatttcagcaccatggacagcggtTGGTTTGTGTGTGGCTGTCTGGCTAACACATTCTGCGTTACATAACTGTGTTACGCCAGTGCAAATCGTACTAAGCTATAGCTATATCACATGCCAACAACGAACTCAGTCAGAGGGAGCTACTATTCCACTGATCCCACTCAATACACGTAGAGGTTAAGTCAAGTAAATTATTCTCCTCTTTACATTACTACCAGGCTAAACATATACTGTGCATCCCAGACTCCCAGAGCCTTGGTTCAGCAGCACGCTGAAAAGCGCCAGACTATGAGCTTTCATTATTTTTAATGTGCTGCCAAAAATGGAACATCGCTCCCCGCTCCTCTTCACTCCCCCGGCTGCACTCCACTTCCAACAGGGAAGTTTAAAGACAAAAGATGACACTGTTTAGCTAGAGATGACGGTGACAAATGCAGTGGCTACCGACAGCAGAAAAAGCCTGGAGTGGGAAGATGTTCCCAGCCATGTTTGATTGTTGCTTGACGATGAGACCACACTCACCACAGTGGAGGATGCCGTACTGATTCGGTTTTGAAGATTTTAAAAGTCTCTATGCAGCCATTTTAAAGATGCCCCCATCTCATTGTCCCAGTGAGTAGAATATTTTAAGAGGCAAAAGCTTTCACTTCACCAGGCTGCAGGGTAGTGCACTTTTCAGGCTTCAGAGCACCTCAAGATCCTTATGTCCTAATGTAACCGTTCGCGCTCGGCTGCACAGGACTGCGGCGCCGGCGCATGCTTCAAACCCGTATTTGCACATTGCCCTGACCCGGCAGTCATGAAAATAACGAGTTCGGTCGGGTAAAAGGGGCAAACATAACAGCACTGAAGAAGTTACAACAAGAGATCCTGAGCCTCAGCAGCTTCAAAGGCTCTGTTGCTTTTCGTCAGGCTGCTCTGCATACTACGTCAAACACACGTTCCTCAATCATGTATGCCTTCCTGGATTTCCATACATGTCAGGGGAGATGGTGAGACGGCAGTGTAAGAGCCATGAGATCATGTATGCCTTCCTGGATTTTCATACATGTCAGGGGAGATGGTGAGACGGCAGTGTAAGAGCCATGAGATCATGTATGCCTTCCTGGATTTCCATACATGTCAGGGGAGATGGTGAGGCGGCAGTGTAAGAGCCATGAGATCATGTATGCCTTCCTGGATGTTCATACATGTCAGGGGAGATGGTGAGACGGCAGTGTAAGATCCATGAGATCATGTATGCCTTCCTGGATACGGCAGTGTAAGAGCCATGAGATCATGTATGCCTTCCTGGATGTTCATACATGTCAGGGGAGATGGTGAGACGGCAGTGTAAGAGCCATGAGATCATGGGAGATCATTCTCATTTGGGCAAAAgaccgtcctctgtctctctcctcagtcctctccccCCACCGACTCGCTAAAGGGGTCGAGGACTGTGTCAATTCGTTAGTAGGCAAACGGAAGACTGTCCTCCCCATCCCGATAGCCATCCTACCTAGGAAGAGTTTTGAAATCTGCCACACACCCTTTCAATCAGCTTTTGTTTTGCCAAGGGGAGAAAAACATGCACACGTTTGAAAAGAATATGGTACTTTTTGTTTTAGCAATAAATGTCTTGCACTACTAGCTTCATTTGTTTTGAGCACTTTACACATGTATTTTGGGATCCACCTCTGTAAACGCCATTTGCCTAATGATGCGCAAGTGTAGGAGGATTTTCAAGCAAGTGCATTTCCATGTTCACTCTCTTCGCCGACACTCCACGGTTAACTTTGACCTTTTTcaggaggaggcgagagagaaCTGAAGAGAGAAGATGCAGGACTTGAGCAAATCTAATTGATAAAAGGCCAATCAATGAGTGTTTGATCTAATGAAGCAACAGGAGATGGGGATCCTCTGTGTCCCAGGATCATTTCTGGGACACAGAaatttctcctcctcctgtcagTCGCCTCGTAGGGCTTCTTATGCCACATCGTCCTCTGCAGGTCAATTACTGAACTACGTCTCATAATGAATCTCCAAAGGCATGATCTACGTGAGGTTAGAAAACTGTTTcggagcagacctgggttcaaatactatttgaaatctttcaaatccTTTGAGCATTTGCTTAACCCCACCAGATGTGCCAGGTGGGCAGGCTACGCATTTTTGGGACTTTTCATTTGGTTCCATTTCAACAGGCAAGCTCAGTCAAGCACATGTTAAGTACTGTAAATTATTTCAAATATTATTTGAACCCCAGGTCAGTTTTGGTGCTGTACCCAGATTATCATGAAGAAAAACTGTCAGTACTTTATAGCTTGTGGCTTTATACAGTAAACAGCTTGCTCATAAGTTTAATATACGTTGTTATACAGTGTCACTGTGAGGTCTTCTAAATCCCATGTAAACTGGTCTGTAGGATTATGTAAGGTACTGACATAATATAAGGCCTGAAATATGTATGAATCAACTGCTGTCGTGTTAGGCAGGAAAGAAACTGTTAAAGCAGTGCTGTCCTCATTGCCGTTGTTTCCTTCTTGCCCTCTttttttccccttctctctccctctcttgaaGTAAGGCTGCATTTGCATTAGCATTTCCTATTCACTCCTGCCGGATGTCACAGTGCTTCACGAATGAGCAATGGAGGGCTGTTGCTACTGTATGCTACTATTATTTAATAAAAcgtttacattttttaaagtttGCCTGTGGCTGTCACACACTTACAGCTCAGTAGCCAGCTAACCTTTATTCATTGTTTTATGGATGACCGTTTGTGTTTCTATTAGATGTATAAGAAATAGTACACTGGTATGTGTGATGAAGTGTTACTGCAAAACATGTAGTCGCTTAGTCTAATAGCCCCCCattaactatctctctctcaatatatatatacatatttacagGGGGCTACAACACCAACGATGTGAtgttctactggaccagagggaaCGAGTCGGTCAGTGGTTTGGACACGCTGCGTCTGGCCCAGTACACAGTAGAGGACCACTACACCTCTGCGTCTGAGGCCATCTATGAAACAGGTTCGACTTTCAACTCCTACTGTACCTCTAACATTATCCTTTCGTTATCCTTTCACAACTATTTTGGGCAACTGTTTAGATTTGGTCTCCTGTGACAGTTGTTAGCCATGTTCATCTTTTAAAGGGAAGGTTCACCCACGTTATAAAATGACACATTTAGTGTCCtcaccctgtaagcagtctatgggcAAGGTATGACtgtaatccatgctttggtttcaTTTCCCTGACAGTGTTTCCATTTGCAaacgttttagcatttgtggcacaaatcccgtTCAAGTCATGGTACCGATATTACAATTTTTCACCGCATCATCCAAATCATCCGAAAGTATCAGAAATGTATTGTGAAGTTGAAACAAAGTCACTTATAGATGATTTGAACATGATGCGCAACAAAAATGCTAATATCTGTAcctaccttgtccatagacttcATGCAGGGTAAAAAAAACAATAAGTCATTTTGTAaattgggtgaactatccctttaaattgATAGTTGGTAGTAAAGGAACCCTTGGGTTCTATTAGCACACTCAttctaatgtctctctctctctctctctcacacacacacacacacacacacacacacaggccactaCCCCAAGCTGATCTTCCACTTTGAGCTGAAGAGAAGCATCCTGTACTTCATCCTGGAGACGTATGTTCCCTCTAGCCTGCTAGTGGTCCTGTCCTGGGTGTCCTTCTGGATCAGCCAGTCTTCCGTCCCCGCAAGGGTCTGCATCGGTAAACCACAGTTCCTTAAACCAGGAAGCACACCCACCAATCAGATCCATGCCTTTCCCACCCTATCACACTCTCCTCCATGCAAACCTGCTGATCGGAAGCTATTTGGCTGTCTGAAAACGTGTAGAATGCTGGCAGTTAGAGAAAGCAGGATGTTCCACAAGTATATCATACTCCTGGTAGCCTAcctttatattactgtagtataGAGTACACATCTCGCCTGGTGTATTAAGGCCAGGCAACTCAACTCAAGCTGAATCCTATTGGTAGTTCATTATTAAACTCTatagttttgttgttgtttgtgaatTGAAAGGAAAACTGGCGATCTTGACGCTTTCAAATATTGAATGACTCATCCACCCATTGTGCCGTGGTTTGTGACAGGAGTGACCACGGTTCTGACCATGACCACGTTGATGATGGGTGCCAGGACGTCCCTGCCCAACGCCAACTGTTTCATCAAGGCCATCGATGTGTACCTGGGCATCTGCTTCAGCTTCATCTTCGGAGCCCTGATCGAGTACGCCGTGGCCCACTTCTGCACCCTCAACCACCCCGATGCCAACATTGTCATGGTGAGGCCTTCGGCGTTTGTTATCAACAGTAGTGCGGTTATCATTGTCACGTTCGTCATCATTGTTATTGTCGCTGTAATCATCATTAGCATCGTCATTACCGTCGTTTTTTATGATCTTGATCGTCATCATCAgcatcattattatcatcatcatcattgtcgTCATCCTCATCATTATCAGAATCGTCATCAACTTTGTCATTTCTTGTCTTCTGCGATGTCGCACACACTATTAATGTAAGTATCTCGTCCTTTTTTTTCATTTCAGTCAATAGCATCAGTTGTTTGGTGCTTTAATATATATCTTCACACactgtgcccctctctctctccccctcccctccagtaCGGTCATCAGATGGGAGGCTTTGACGAGGAGATGAACGGAATGGTCACTACCATCGCCGCTGAAAACAATAGGGCCAAGAGGCGTAAGGAGAAAGCTGCTGCAGTCTCAGCGCCCATGGCAGAGCTGGAACTGGGCCCATCCAGCCCCACTGTCAGCGAGCCCAAGCCCGAGTCTCCTGAGGAGCCCCCCAATCGCTGCCTCACTGTCCTGGTCCTCCTCCGCAAGTTCCTGCGCAAAGCTGCAAACTGTTGCCATGTGGAGAATCCCCACTTAATAGACAACTACTCCAGGAtgaccttccccctctcctttgtATTCATCAACCTCCTCTACTGGACATACTACCTGTACTTGTAACACACAGGAGTGTGTGTTTcggtatgtgcatgtgtgtgtgtgtgtgcgtgtgggtgtctgaatctgtgtgtttctgtttgtgaGTGGGATTCgttcatactgtatgtgttttttCTCAAACAATACACATGTTTACATTTACGGTCATGAGTGAGGCGTAGTGTACAGTAGACCACCAACTACAGTACAACATCCTGAGGAGAATTACATGTCCATGTTTATTATACCTGATTCAGCTCATTACTGCTCTCATAATTGATGAACTTCCAGTAAGTTCTGTCCATGATGGCCTGCTGACAGATGACCTATGGCTGGTGTGGTGCAGAGGAGTGAGTGGCTGGATGCGCTGTGTAATATTTATGAATGAGCTGCGAAGGGAAGCATCCAGAGTACCTCTGGGTTAGGCTGGGTCCACACTTAAGCTCCGAATggcaatatatacagtatatatattgagagagggaatgagagagacacagagagagagagaggtgtttatatattttatatatatatatatatatatatatatatacactgctcaaaaaaataaagggaacactaaaataacacatcctagatctgaatgaatgaaatattcttattaaatacttttttccttacatagttgaatgtgctgacaacaaaatcacacaaaaattatcaatggaaatcaaatttatcaacccatggaggtctggatttggagtcatactcaaaattaaagtggaaaaccacactacaggctgatccaactttgatgtaatgtccttaaaacaagtcagaatgaggctcagtagtgtgtgtggcctccacgtgcctgtatgacctccctacaacgcctgggcatgctcctgatgaggtggcggatggtctcctgagggatctcctcccagacctggactaaagcatccgccaactcctggacagtctgtggtgcaacgtggcgttggtggatggagcgagacatgatgtcccagatgtgctcaattggattcaggtctggggaacgggcaggccagtccaaagcatcaatgccttcctcttgcaggaactgctgacacactccagccacatgaggtctagcattgtcttgcattaggaggaacccagggccaaccgcaccagcatatggtctcacaaggggtctgaggatctcatctcggtacctaatggcagtcaggctacctctggcgagcagaTGGAGGGCTGTgctgccccccaaagaaatgccacctcaCACCAtggctgacccaccaccaaaccggtcatgctggaggatgttgcaggcagcataaCGTTCTCCACGGAGTCTCCAGACTGAACCttttttcatctgtgaagagcacagggcgccagtggcgaatttgccaatcttggggttctctggcaaatgccaaacgtcctgcacggtttTGGGctgtaatctccacccggcacagccagaaggggactggccaccccacatagcctggttcctctctaggtttcttcctaggttttggcctttctagggagtttttcctagccaccgtgcttctacacctgcattgcttgctgtttggggttttaggctgggtttctgtacagcactttgagatatcagctgatgtacgaagggctatataaataaatttgatttgatttggacgtcgggccctcatgccACCCTCagggagtctgtttctgaccgtttgagcagacacatgcacatttgtggcctgctggaggtcattttgcagggctctggcagtgctcctcctgctcctccttgcacaaaggcgggggTAGCaatcctgctgctgggttgttgccctcctacggcctcctccatgtctcctgatgtactggcctgtctcctggtagcgcctccatgctctggacactatgcagacagacaccccaaaccttcttgccacagctcccattgatgtgccatcctggatgagctgcactacctgagccacttgtgtgggttgtagacgccgtctcatgctaccattagagtgaaagcaccgccagcattcaaaagtgaccaaaacatcagccaggaagcataggaactgagaagtggtctgtggtcaccacctgcagaaccactcctttattgggggtgtcttgttaattgcctataatttccacctgctgtctattccatttgcacaacagcatgtgaaatgtattgtcaatcagtgttgcttccttagtggacagtttgatttcacagaagtgtgattgacttggagttacattgtgttgtttaagtgttccctttatttttttgagcagtgtatattgagagagggaatgagagagacagatatatatatatatatatactgtatatgcctctctctctctctgtctctctcattccctctctcattTTATTTCTATAAGAAATCCAGTGGCCTTGGCTCCCTCCACCACATTATGGAAATGGACtctcaatgaaccataaactgTTTTATATAATTTGTCATCATAGGGCAACAACTGCCAGCACCTTAACTGGACAGGAACAATGCAATAGATTGGTAGGAATATACAGCACCTAGTGGAGTAACAGTGATATATGCAGTATTTTTTCCATTGGAGCTGGTAGATAGTATTTTGTGAGCTTTGTGATACACGCCATCTTAATGGTGAAGCTAGTACCTTGTAGTCGATGTTTTAGGACACTGACATTTTGAACAGAGGTGAAACCGCTACTGTAACAGGATGTCATCATCAATCATCCAGATAAGGGTTGAACTAACATCCCTCCTTGTCCTCTGTTGTGTGAGTTTTGTGTATGATGACGAATGTCATATATTCCCAAACATATTTTCACATATCAGTAATAACAAAGGACCAAAGATTTCAATTTGCGTTGTAATCTTTCCATGGTTCCCTTTAGACTTTGCTCCGTTCCGTATAACTACTAACACAGTACATTTTGAAATGTTGAATTATTAGTTCCCATTGAGGTGTAAAAAATATTTCAATGAAAGTAATAGCATGCTATATCAGCATGCAAAAGGAAAACTGCAACGTTTCATAGCCCTGTGCGGACAGAAACAGTCTCACACTCAATGCATGTTTGTTTATTACTTCCTTGAATATCTTAAATATTA
The Oncorhynchus nerka isolate Pitt River linkage group LG28, Oner_Uvic_2.0, whole genome shotgun sequence genome window above contains:
- the LOC115113347 gene encoding gamma-aminobutyric acid receptor subunit pi-like; protein product: MSRLFVYLIIYQMLENSLLSAEVKEGEILPPTIQKLMKGYNKYLRPFFDNGPVTVGMSLDVASIDTISEINMDYTATIFLRQRWTDERLVFEGNKSLSLDGRLVELLWVPDTFIVDSKKSFLHDITVENRLIRIFPNGTVLYALRITTTVACNMDLTKYPMDKQTCTLQLESWGYNTNDVMFYWTRGNESVSGLDTLRLAQYTVEDHYTSASEAIYETGHYPKLIFHFELKRSILYFILETYVPSSLLVVLSWVSFWISQSSVPARVCIGVTTVLTMTTLMMGARTSLPNANCFIKAIDVYLGICFSFIFGALIEYAVAHFCTLNHPDANIVMYGHQMGGFDEEMNGMVTTIAAENNRAKRRKEKAAAVSAPMAELELGPSSPTVSEPKPESPEEPPNRCLTVLVLLRKFLRKAANCCHVENPHLIDNYSRMTFPLSFVFINLLYWTYYLYL